In Colletotrichum higginsianum IMI 349063 chromosome 3, whole genome shotgun sequence, a genomic segment contains:
- a CDS encoding LPXTG-domain-containing protein — translation MPSVTTLSQYAISNIGPLTTVFTAPPACATKSKDFVLGVKYPDSHQNPEPRWAQSCSFASLGECYPSGKALDDAWTTLEGENGFTDAGKMAYFSPASQCPEGHVTVGVAAKNDAGQISSSGVFVPPVTDWPGGYLPFNPHLNVFMEALDNGETAVVCCPEGYESSPGGGGCYSEVPLSSYGELSVCEGRGRGREAFTWVNATFSYNNTIHTGAVISYTATSLPKQTYTTSTLEDMGTDARTVAWVVGAEVTMVHRPADAATGDGSGAAGPTETATSAAQGWRMTTSGGGVGVLATAWALAALVGVTLVVPW, via the exons ATGCCTAGCGTCACGACCTTGTCGCAATAtgccatctccaacatcgGCCCGCTGACGACCGTGTTCACGGCACCGCCTGCGTGCGCCACTAAGAGCAAGGACTTCGTTCTGGGCGTCAAATATCCCGATAGCCACCAAAACCCCGAGCCTAGGTGGGCGCAGAGCTGCAGCTTCGCCTCTCTCGGCGAGTGCTACCCCTCTGGCAAAGCCTTGGATGACGCCTGGACGACCCTGGAGGGCGAGAACGGCTTCACCGACGCCGGAAAAATGGCGTACTTTTCCCCGGCCAGCCAATGTCCCGAGGGTCATGTCACGGTAGGCGTGGCCGCCAAGAACGACGCTGGCCAGATCAGCTCCtccggcgtcttcgtcccgCCCGTCACGGATTGGCCCGGAGGATATCTCCCTTTCAACCCTCATCTCAACGTCTTCATGGAGGCGCTCGACAACGGCGAGACGGCGGTTGTATGTTGTCCTGA GGGTTACGAGTCGTCGCccggtggcggcggatgCTATTCCGAAGTGCCGCTCAGCTCGTACGGAGAACTGTCGGTATGTGAGGGTAGGGGAAGGGGCCGTGAAGCCTTCACCTGGGTGAATGCGACCTTCTCATACAACAACACCATCCATACGGGGGCGGTCATCTCTTACACCGCCACAAGCCTCCCAAAACAAACGTACACTACGTCGACGCTCGAGGATATGGGGACAGACGCTAGGACCGTGGCTTGGGTGGTGGGAGCCGAGGTTACTATGGTTCATAGGCCGGCCGACGCAGCTACTGGTGACGGTAGTGGTGCCGCGGGTCCGACtgagacggcgacgagcgcGGCTCAAGGGTGGAGAATGACGACTTCCGGCGGTGGTGTGGGCGTTCTGGCCACCGCgtgggcgttggcggcgctGGTGGGGGTGACGCTTGTCGTGCCTTGGTAG
- a CDS encoding Glycoside hydrolase family 5 protein, whose protein sequence is MKLLGALPVFLQLALSVTCLAAKSFSASNLYYAAGLNNQQQAFLLEGLQSAGVKVLRVWLDGQSGNEKGTPFEAYNGLQGDGPDAWDDTVLNKLDNFMARAHGYGIKLLISIHSYNALDLNRDFYGKWYGTGDFYTNNDAIRYFKTRIAHVLAHVNPNNGKTWAQSSEYIFAFEAQNEAMHPQGNPAALASWQCTMAQSIKDNLKGNTGILVTTGGGAYLDNSLLDPYFSCSALDVLAIHAYGVNDFATSRLLPYVARARNAGKKLIMQEWGACYTNAPNHDCRGGSPLGAGTRDANIRNWAASIDAAGIPWFYWQILPNPNPHHEWDYEVGINDVNWQALKAAGLAAGRAESQFDFDRWLL, encoded by the exons ATGAAGCTCTTAGGCGCCCTTCCAGTCTTTCTCCAACTGGCGCTGTCTGTGACTTGCCTCGCTGCCAAGTCATTTTCAGCGTCAAACCTGTATTATGCTGCTGGTTTGAACAACCAACAGCAAGCCTTTCTCTTGGAGGGTCTCCAAAGCGCTGGCGTCAAGGTCTTGCGTGTTTGGCTTGATG GCCAGTCTGGCAACGAAAAGGGCACCCCATTCGAGGCTTACAACGGCCTCCAAGGCGATGGGCCCGACGCCTGGGACGACACCGTGCTGAACAAGCTTGACAACTTCATGGCCAGAGCCCACGGTTACGGAATCAAGCTCCTGATCTCGATCCACAGCTACAACGCGCTCGACCTGAACCGCGACTTCTACGGCAAGTGGTACGGCACTGGCGATTTCTACACCAACAACGACGCCATCCGGTACTTCAAGACCCGCATCGCCCATGTCCTCGCGCACGTCAACCCCAACAACGGCAAGACCTGGGCGCAGAGCTCCGAGTACATCTTTGCGTTCGAGGCCCAGAACGAGGCCATGCATCCCCAG GGAAACCcagcggccttggcctcgtgGCAATGCACCATGGCCCAGTCCATCAAGGACAACCTCAAGGGGAACACGGGCATCCTGGTCACGACCGGGGGCGGGGCCTACCTCGACAACTCCCTCCTCGACCCCTACTTCAGCTGCAgcgccctcgacgtcctcgcgATCCACGCGTACGGCGTCAACGACTTCGCCACGTCGCGGCTTCTGCCGTACGTCGCCCGGGCCCGGAACGCCGGCAAGAAGCTCATCATGCAGGAGTGGGGCGCCTGCTACACCAACGCGCCGAACCACGACTGCAGGGGCGGCAGCCCGCTCGGCGCCGGGACGAGGGACGCCAACATCCGCAACTGGGCCGCCAGCattgacgccgccggcatcccgTGGTTCTACTGGCAGATCCTGCCGAACCCGAACCCGCACCACGAGTGGGACTACGAGGTCGGGATCAACGACGTCAACTGGCAGGCCCTCAAGGCCGCGGGTCTTGCTGCCGGCCGGGCCGAGTCCCAGTTCGACTTTGATCGCTGGCTCCTTtga
- a CDS encoding Integral membrane protein, producing MSSSARDAENRGPQALTVVICVSVVSTLFTAARLYTRGRIMGKIRLDDYLIVASVVCGWMNVGTLAVAVSHGYGRHVDTLSPEQKSKAILWSLAGYPPGLLSFGLPKPAVVVLLTRILNPSKWHKRFLWTVATLCVANLFGFMAIIFGQCQPARLQWDSSVTGTCWSKWVLVSYATYSGAFCVFADVYLSIYPAVVLSKLQMDIRKKVALSVALGFGSISSIIVIYKCTRLYKMASPDSTYEAVELVIWTIVEGSIIIVASCVPILQPLAELVFGKRIFSSGSRRYTYQNSRSGLSDRARAGIRPHAKKYQKEGYETDSFNSVAKTTVIGRSSQESILEQHDAEGKIVRTDAFTVTVERHKA from the exons ATGTCTTCGTCGGCTCGGGACGCCGAGAACAGAGGGCCGCAGGCCCTGACAGTCGTCATATGTGTGTCTGTCGTAAGCACGCTCTTCACGGCGGCGCGTCTTTACACCAGAGGGAGGATTATGGGGAAAATCCGTTTGGATGACTACTTGATTGTCGCATCCGTG GTCTGCGGTTGGATGAACGTAGGAactctcgccgtcgccgtatCGCACGGATACGGACGCCACGTCGACACGCTTTCCCCCGAGCAGAAGTCCAAAGCCATCCTCTGGAGTCTCGCCGGCTACCCCCCAGGCCTCCTGTCGTTCGGCCTGCCGAAGCccgccgttgtcgtcctGCTCACGCGAATCCTCAACCCCAGCAAGTGGCACAAGAGGTTTCTGTGGACCGTGGCGACCTTGTGCGTGGCCAACTTGTTTGGATTCATGGCCATCATCTTCGGCCAGTGCCAACCCGCACGCTTGCAGTGGGACTCGTCGGTCACGGGGACATGTTGGAGCAAATGGGTCCTTGTGTCTTATGCCACGTATTCTGGGG CTTTTTGCGTGTTTGCCGATGTCTATCTCTCAATCTATCCCGCCGTAGTCCTTTCGAAACTACAGATGGACATTCGGAAGAAGGTGGCGTTGAGCGTTGCCCTCGGTTTCGGATCCAT CTCGTCAATCATTGTCATCTATAAATGCACCAGACTGTACAAGATGGCTAGCCCAGACTCTACAT ATGAAGCAGTTGAGCTAGTAATTTGGACTAT TGTCGAAggcagcatcatcatcgttgcGTCCTGCGTCCCCATCCTCCAgcccctcgccgagctcgtcttTGGCAAACGCATCTTCTCTTCCGGCAGTCGCAGGTATACCTACCAAAACTCCCGGTCCGGTCTGAGTGacagggcgagggcgggcATACGACCCCATGCCAAGAAGTACCAGAAGGAAGGGTATGAGACGGATAGTTTCAACAGCGTGGCCAAGACAACCGTCATTGGCAGATCAAGCCAGGAAAGCATTTTGGAGCAGCATGACGCCGAGGGGAAGATTGTTAGGACCGACGCGTTCACCGTCACCGTTGAGCGCCACAAAGCTTGA
- a CDS encoding Glutamine amidotransferase class-II → MCRWFAYLGDEPQLLEDLIIRPRHAIVKQVDEHFLPAGHAKARPFLGELQVAPLSANDAGSPNPLTNMDGFGVAWFTSSECDFNPYTDFKWPESLRPVTYKNIRPPLNDLVLKSIVRGTSSNAVLAHIRAAPGLTPVVETNCHPFVFGRHLFAHNGILGSFPRIRTAILQYLPLRYQQAIVGTTDAEHIAAVYFFILCGKDGNWETMYDAGEMAAAMRETIVMLEKMQTEFGPVEREFNTLNLVAMSGSTLVAVRYGSPKGLEPPSLYYSTTAGATLNRKYKGFPSDMGDGEDGGDGGDGDSDDDGRLEKSGHGEHVVVASEPSTFNQGEWELVEPSQMVVADIGVGVYVEHL, encoded by the exons ATGTGTCGTTGGTTTGCATATCTGGGCGACGAGCCCCAGCTTCTCGAAGATCTGATCATCCGACCGCGCCACGCCATAGTGAAGCAAG TCGATGAGCATTTCCTCCCGGCCGGACATGCAAAAGCGCGACCGTTTCTGGGCGAGCTCCAAGTCGCTCCATTGTCGGCCAACGATGCCGGCTCACCGAATCCATTGACCAACATGGACGGGTTCGGGGTCGCGTGGTTCACGTCGTCCGAGTGCGATTTCAACCCATACACGGATTTCAAGTGGCCCGAGTCACTTCGGCCAGTCACTTACAAGAACATCCGGCCGCCGCTGAACGACTTGGTGCTCAAGAGCATCGTCCGGGGAACTAGTAGCAATGCTGTCCTCGCACATATTCGCGCGGCCCCAGGGTTGACTCCCGTAGTCGAGACCAACTGCCATCCGTTTGTCTTTGGCCGCCACCTGTTCGCGCACAACGGCATCCTTGGATCGTTTCCACGGATTCGGACAGCCATCTTGCAGTATCTGCCGCTGAGGTACCAGCAGGCCATTGTGGGAACAACCGATGCTGAGCACATTGCGGCCGTGTACTTTTTCATCCTGTGCGGCAAAGACGGGAACTGGGAGACCATGTATGACGCCGGAGAGATGGCGGCAGCGATGAGGGAGACGATCGTCATGCTGGAAAAGATGCAGACCGAGTTTGGGCCGGTGGAGCGGGAATTCAACACATTGAATCTCGTAGCCATGTCCGGCAGCACGTTGGTGGCGGTGCGATACGGCAGTCCGAAGGGTCTTGAGCCGCCGAGCCTGTACTACTCGACCACGGCCGGGGCGACGCTCAACCGCAAGTACAAGGGGTTTCCGAGCGAcatgggcgacggcgaggacggcggggacggcggggacggcgaTTCTGACGATGACGGACGCCTGGAGAAGTCGGGCCACGGAGAGCATGTGGTGGTGGCCAGTGAGCCGAGCACCTTCAACCAGGGCGAATGGGAGCTGGTCGAGCCTTCGcagatggtggtggcggaCATTGGGGTCGGTGTTTACGTCGAACACCTGTAG